The Aquisalimonas asiatica genome has a window encoding:
- a CDS encoding MBL fold metallo-hydrolase: MTGITMNRRRVILTAASVAAGVVLPTGSIAFAQDTAAAASTAQGVNASGNVGHYRFRVGDIAATVLSDGLIGGPPQIYASDAPEAELEEVLRQAFLPTDHMTLNLNTLLIETQGRRILLEAGAGQTMGPLGGRIFDNLAAIGLRPDDIDIVVISHTHPDHVGNLRTADGGKAFPRATVFAPRADWDFFIRNEPDLSYMPVPKDFRRHFAAAIRQSLESVTNDIELYEAGTEIVPGLTTLPALGHTPGMANFLVHSGSDQLLLTADLAYHPIVNIDHAWLPGPDRDKETALASRRRIFDMAAADRLPVLGFHFPFPGLGRMLKTDTGYAWVPADWQF; the protein is encoded by the coding sequence ATGACTGGAATCACAATGAACCGCAGGAGGGTGATACTGACAGCGGCGTCGGTCGCGGCGGGCGTGGTCCTGCCGACCGGTAGCATCGCCTTTGCGCAGGATACTGCGGCGGCAGCGTCCACGGCCCAGGGGGTAAATGCGAGTGGAAATGTCGGCCATTACCGCTTTCGCGTCGGCGACATCGCCGCCACCGTGCTGAGCGACGGACTGATCGGCGGCCCCCCGCAGATCTACGCCAGCGACGCGCCGGAGGCGGAGCTGGAGGAGGTGTTGAGACAGGCCTTCCTGCCGACCGACCACATGACGCTGAATCTCAACACCCTGCTGATCGAAACGCAGGGGCGGCGAATCCTTCTCGAAGCTGGCGCCGGGCAGACCATGGGGCCGCTAGGTGGTCGTATCTTCGACAATCTGGCCGCCATCGGTTTACGGCCCGACGACATCGACATCGTGGTGATCTCACACACCCACCCGGATCATGTCGGCAACCTGCGAACGGCCGATGGCGGCAAGGCCTTTCCGCGGGCAACCGTGTTCGCGCCGCGGGCCGATTGGGACTTCTTCATCCGAAATGAACCGGACCTCTCCTACATGCCGGTGCCCAAGGATTTTCGTCGTCACTTCGCCGCCGCCATCCGCCAGAGTCTTGAATCGGTGACCAACGACATCGAACTGTACGAAGCCGGCACAGAAATCGTCCCCGGTTTGACCACGCTGCCGGCACTGGGCCACACCCCCGGTATGGCCAACTTCCTTGTTCACTCCGGGAGTGATCAGCTGCTGCTGACCGCCGATCTTGCCTATCACCCCATCGTCAATATCGATCACGCCTGGCTGCCCGGGCCGGATCGTGACAAGGAAACCGCCCTAGCTTCCCGTCGTCGCATCTTCGACATGGCGGCGGCAGACCGGCTCCCCGTTCTTGGCTTCCACTTCCCCTTTCCGGGCCTTGGCCGAATGCTCAAGACCGACACCGGCTATGCGTGGGTCCCAGCTGATTGGCAGTTCTGA
- a CDS encoding Bug family tripartite tricarboxylate transporter substrate binding protein, whose product MYQELHKPLFVAGALALALGPLSGCDGADAEESDESWSPSRNVEYVAPADPGGGWDTLVRTTSRVIEEEGLSDVSFAPINQPGGGGSVAWSRVASSAEDPHKLFATSPPIILVPLAGQSRYDHTDFQPIARLISDYSIVLVKEDSPYQEIDDLMDAISDDPGGISVGGGSAPGSMDHVSIAGMAAAAGLDADQVNYIPFSGGGEAMTNLMGGHVDAVITGAGEAMGQVEGDRLRALGVASPERLSAMSEVPTVKEQGVDYTFEIWRGVMGPKDMPDEAVAYYEQVFAAMVETERWDEEAGQLGWMTDFQDAEAFGEFLDEQQEEFADVLDALGLLEQ is encoded by the coding sequence ATGTATCAAGAACTGCACAAGCCGCTTTTCGTAGCCGGGGCGCTGGCCCTGGCGCTCGGTCCATTGTCCGGCTGTGACGGGGCGGACGCCGAAGAATCGGACGAATCCTGGAGCCCGTCCCGCAACGTCGAGTACGTCGCCCCCGCCGATCCCGGCGGTGGCTGGGACACGCTCGTGCGCACCACCTCCCGCGTTATTGAAGAGGAGGGGCTGTCGGACGTCAGCTTCGCCCCGATCAATCAGCCAGGAGGAGGGGGATCCGTGGCATGGAGCCGGGTCGCCTCGTCCGCCGAGGATCCGCACAAGCTGTTTGCCACCAGCCCGCCGATCATTCTGGTGCCCCTGGCCGGGCAGTCCCGCTATGACCACACCGACTTTCAGCCGATCGCGCGGTTGATCTCGGACTACAGCATCGTGCTCGTCAAGGAGGACTCCCCCTACCAGGAGATTGACGACCTCATGGATGCCATCAGCGACGACCCTGGCGGCATCTCGGTGGGCGGTGGATCGGCGCCCGGCTCCATGGACCACGTCTCGATCGCCGGAATGGCCGCGGCGGCGGGGCTCGACGCGGATCAGGTGAACTATATCCCGTTCTCCGGCGGCGGCGAGGCCATGACCAACCTCATGGGTGGGCATGTCGATGCGGTCATTACCGGGGCCGGCGAAGCCATGGGCCAGGTCGAGGGTGACAGGCTTCGAGCCCTTGGGGTGGCCTCGCCGGAGCGCCTGTCGGCCATGTCCGAAGTGCCCACGGTCAAGGAGCAGGGGGTGGATTACACCTTCGAGATCTGGCGCGGCGTCATGGGCCCGAAGGACATGCCGGACGAGGCCGTTGCCTACTACGAGCAGGTATTCGCCGCCATGGTGGAGACCGAGCGCTGGGACGAAGAAGCCGGGCAACTGGGCTGGATGACGGATTTTCAGGATGCCGAGGCGTTCGGTGAGTTCCTGGACGAGCAGCAGGAGGAGTTTGCCGACGTGCTTGATGCCCTCGGCCTGCTGGAGCAGTGA
- a CDS encoding aromatic alcohol reductase, whose product MSFNASPSDEKVLVLGAGQLGRQVIKNLAARLNPVTISVLVEPGFTTSGDTDKQEVTDELDRLGVEVLHVDLAEGSEEILAEWFAEFHTVICCTGFVAGTGTQTKITQAVLKAGVSRYFPWQFGVDYDIVGKGSGQPVFDEQYEVRKLLRSQENTEWVIVSTGMFTSFLFEPAFGVVDLDTSTVRALGSWDTRVTVTTPEDIGHLTAEIYLEEPRIRNEIVFIAGDTLSYGQLATIVEEQAGKTVKRIVLSLEELDDQLAQAPDDVMLRYRKAFALGTGMWWEKSKTYNHARGIETMDAKAWLKRHWGNKR is encoded by the coding sequence ATGTCATTTAATGCAAGTCCCAGTGATGAAAAAGTCCTTGTTCTTGGAGCTGGCCAACTCGGTAGGCAAGTGATCAAGAATCTTGCCGCCCGGCTCAATCCGGTCACCATCAGCGTTCTCGTGGAGCCTGGCTTCACTACATCGGGGGATACAGACAAGCAGGAAGTGACGGATGAGCTCGACAGGCTTGGGGTCGAGGTACTCCACGTTGACTTGGCTGAAGGAAGCGAGGAGATCCTTGCCGAGTGGTTTGCAGAGTTTCATACGGTCATCTGTTGTACGGGGTTCGTAGCGGGGACCGGCACGCAGACGAAGATCACGCAGGCGGTGTTGAAGGCTGGGGTCAGCAGGTATTTTCCCTGGCAGTTCGGGGTCGATTACGACATCGTTGGTAAAGGGAGTGGTCAACCTGTGTTTGACGAGCAGTACGAGGTGAGAAAGCTGCTGCGCTCGCAGGAAAACACCGAATGGGTCATCGTCTCGACAGGCATGTTCACGAGCTTCCTGTTCGAGCCTGCCTTCGGTGTCGTTGACCTTGATACCAGCACCGTTCGAGCGCTCGGAAGCTGGGATACGCGTGTCACCGTCACAACACCCGAGGATATTGGTCATCTGACGGCAGAGATATACCTTGAAGAGCCGCGTATTAGAAACGAAATCGTGTTTATCGCAGGCGATACCCTCTCATACGGCCAGTTGGCCACCATCGTCGAAGAGCAGGCCGGGAAGACCGTCAAGCGTATTGTACTGTCCCTCGAAGAACTCGATGACCAGCTTGCCCAAGCGCCGGATGATGTCATGCTTCGCTACCGCAAGGCGTTTGCTCTCGGTACAGGTATGTGGTGGGAGAAATCAAAGACCTATAACCATGCAAGAGGCATTGAGACCATGGATGCCAAGGCATGGCTCAAGCGTCACTGGGGCAATAAGCGCTGA
- a CDS encoding tripartite tricarboxylate transporter TctB family protein — protein sequence MARLNVNQILAIVLAVIATAYLVIAFQIPSFPVSRPVDSDLFPKILGTILLVLSGVLYFERPNGSAEAREPHTGPWWQAPDVQVLVTVLAMIGYALSLEALGFVLASTVFCVGLTAYYGFRRHLLNVVVALSVVLGLYLTMTRVLDVYLPRGVLPF from the coding sequence ATGGCGCGGCTCAACGTCAATCAGATTCTGGCGATCGTGCTCGCGGTGATCGCAACCGCCTATCTCGTGATCGCGTTTCAGATTCCGAGCTTTCCCGTATCGCGGCCCGTGGACTCGGATCTGTTTCCGAAGATTCTCGGAACGATCCTGCTCGTCCTCTCGGGGGTTCTGTATTTCGAGAGGCCGAATGGCAGCGCCGAGGCGCGTGAGCCGCACACCGGCCCCTGGTGGCAAGCGCCGGATGTCCAGGTGTTGGTCACTGTCCTGGCCATGATCGGCTATGCGCTGTCACTGGAGGCGCTTGGGTTTGTCCTGGCCTCCACGGTGTTCTGTGTCGGGCTCACCGCCTATTACGGGTTCCGGCGTCACCTGCTGAACGTCGTGGTGGCGCTGTCCGTCGTGCTCGGTTTGTACCTGACGATGACGCGCGTTCTGGACGTCTACCTGCCTCGGGGCGTACTGCCCTTCTGA
- a CDS encoding LysR family transcriptional regulator: MRPLRLDSLEIFEDVVRCGGFRAAALARGVSSSAISQSISTLEEALGIRLLNRTTRSVAPTEAGEQLLERLGPALHDIRTAIDDLNQLRERPSGSVRINAPAPAADHVLCPLAFEFMRIYPDVNVEIVSDAAIIDIVEQGFDAGVRFGNQLAQDMIAMPVGPALRYAIVASPDYLQRHGRPDSPQDLLQHDCIRRRFPGGTMETWEFEKEGNDVEIAPQGRLTLSSAHHERQAAIAGSGIAHLFEDYVREDLEQGRVVEVLGDWKKTLPSWYLYYPSRRHTSAAMRAFLAFIRQRQ, translated from the coding sequence ATGCGGCCGCTACGCCTGGATAGCCTGGAAATCTTCGAGGACGTCGTGCGCTGCGGTGGCTTCAGAGCCGCCGCGCTTGCAAGGGGTGTTTCATCGTCAGCCATCAGTCAATCGATCAGCACGCTTGAGGAGGCGTTGGGTATCCGGCTGTTGAACCGAACGACACGTAGCGTTGCGCCGACCGAAGCAGGCGAACAGCTTCTTGAGCGGCTTGGCCCCGCCCTCCACGACATCAGAACGGCGATCGACGATCTCAATCAGCTTCGCGAGCGCCCCTCCGGCAGCGTGCGGATCAATGCACCGGCGCCGGCCGCCGACCATGTGCTGTGTCCGCTGGCCTTCGAATTCATGAGGATCTATCCCGACGTCAACGTCGAGATCGTCAGTGATGCGGCGATCATCGATATCGTGGAGCAGGGGTTCGACGCCGGGGTGCGCTTCGGGAATCAACTCGCCCAGGACATGATCGCCATGCCCGTGGGCCCCGCCTTGCGATACGCCATCGTGGCCTCGCCCGATTACCTGCAACGGCACGGTCGGCCCGATTCGCCGCAGGATCTGCTGCAGCATGACTGTATTCGCCGCCGCTTCCCCGGAGGCACCATGGAAACATGGGAGTTCGAGAAGGAAGGCAACGACGTGGAGATTGCGCCACAGGGCCGGTTGACGCTCAGCTCAGCCCATCACGAGCGCCAGGCCGCCATTGCCGGCTCGGGAATCGCGCATCTGTTCGAGGATTATGTCCGCGAGGATCTCGAGCAGGGCAGGGTGGTGGAAGTGCTCGGCGACTGGAAGAAGACGTTGCCGAGCTGGTATCTGTACTATCCGAGCCGTCGGCATACCAGTGCGGCCATGCGGGCCTTCCTGGCATTCATCCGCCAGCGCCAATAG
- a CDS encoding OprO/OprP family phosphate-selective porin has translation MPSIAWTKQRRPVGTWLIGLGACALVVPLTATADQAEQDRIVERLERLEEGGSTSWTGGAPVFESPDGEHQFKVRGRLHNDAWVTRGTEDGEGDIAGTHNRRARLGIDGVAYDDFAYRLEGDFVGGSLAVRDMTLQYRGFGPWELTFGNKYLDQSFDGRTGSNFSEFMERGIIIGGTRPEAGSRPLGLTADVGGDNWHWSIAALGDAVDGSSDTSDDLSFVSRAHYAPIHSDDRVVHLGAWGYYEDLGETRDIELSSRIANPFNDVTRVESGVFPDVGSAASYGAEIAGVWGPLSATAEYMGKRFDSDESGVSPTVDGYLVSLGYFVTGETRAYAGRRGTWTRVTPENPVTEGGPGAIQLVARAETANYDDNDIPGTDVDALTAGVNWHLVSHVRLMLNATYFDTAGSQDDSGYHVGTRVQVDW, from the coding sequence ATGCCCAGTATTGCATGGACAAAACAGCGCCGCCCAGTGGGCACCTGGCTGATCGGTCTGGGTGCCTGTGCCCTGGTGGTGCCTCTCACCGCGACCGCGGATCAGGCGGAGCAGGATCGTATCGTGGAGCGCCTGGAGCGTCTGGAGGAGGGCGGCAGTACCTCCTGGACTGGCGGCGCGCCGGTGTTCGAAAGCCCGGATGGTGAGCACCAGTTCAAGGTCCGCGGTCGGCTTCATAACGACGCCTGGGTGACGCGTGGCACCGAGGATGGTGAAGGTGACATCGCCGGCACGCACAACCGCCGGGCCCGGCTGGGGATCGATGGTGTTGCCTACGACGACTTCGCCTATCGCCTGGAAGGGGATTTCGTCGGCGGCAGCCTCGCCGTGCGCGACATGACCCTGCAGTACCGGGGGTTCGGCCCCTGGGAGCTGACGTTCGGCAACAAGTACCTCGACCAGTCGTTCGACGGGCGCACCGGATCGAACTTCAGCGAGTTCATGGAGCGCGGCATCATCATCGGCGGCACCCGGCCGGAGGCCGGTTCACGGCCGCTGGGGCTGACCGCCGATGTCGGTGGCGATAACTGGCACTGGAGTATTGCCGCCCTGGGCGATGCTGTCGACGGGTCAAGCGACACCAGTGATGACCTGTCGTTCGTCAGCCGGGCCCATTACGCACCGATCCACAGCGATGACCGGGTCGTGCACCTGGGTGCCTGGGGGTACTACGAGGATCTGGGTGAAACACGCGACATCGAGCTGAGCTCGCGGATCGCCAACCCGTTCAACGACGTCACGCGTGTTGAGTCCGGGGTGTTTCCGGATGTGGGCAGCGCCGCGAGTTACGGGGCCGAGATTGCCGGTGTCTGGGGGCCGCTGTCCGCCACCGCGGAGTACATGGGCAAGCGCTTTGACAGTGACGAAAGCGGTGTCAGCCCAACCGTCGACGGTTATCTCGTCAGCCTGGGGTATTTCGTGACCGGCGAGACGCGGGCCTATGCCGGTCGCCGCGGTACCTGGACCCGGGTGACGCCGGAGAATCCCGTGACCGAGGGCGGCCCCGGTGCGATCCAGCTCGTGGCCCGGGCCGAGACCGCGAACTACGACGACAACGACATTCCGGGCACCGACGTGGACGCCCTGACGGCCGGCGTCAACTGGCACCTGGTCTCCCATGTCCGATTGATGCTCAACGCCACCTATTTCGATACCGCGGGTAGCCAGGACGATTCCGGCTATCACGTGGGCACGCGTGTCCAGGTCGACTGGTAG
- a CDS encoding AraC family transcriptional regulator, translating to MDSLKHAVWTYASRHANSDGLAITPVPGLRMMCLEAPSGDLQSVYKPLLCQVLQGAKRLVVGSEERVFLAGESVMVSADMPVAGRVVQASRSEPYLAIAIELEMASLRELTAHLGSPGSQGPSGMPALFAVDTEAALVDCASRLMHLLDRPEAVPLLHPGIMRELNYWLLSGPHSHILRTLADPGSHAGRLAAAIATLRAEYRSSVPVARLASQASMSLSSFHKHFKRMTTLTPGQYQQRLRLIEARRLMLNEGSSASNAAFEVGYESVSQFTREYRRLFQRPPKRDALRLLRPALS from the coding sequence ATGGATTCACTCAAACACGCGGTCTGGACCTATGCCAGCCGCCACGCCAATAGCGACGGCCTGGCGATAACGCCGGTTCCGGGGTTACGCATGATGTGCCTTGAGGCACCTTCGGGTGACCTGCAGTCGGTGTACAAGCCGTTGTTATGCCAGGTTCTGCAGGGTGCGAAACGCTTGGTCGTGGGTAGTGAGGAACGGGTCTTCTTGGCCGGTGAGTCCGTGATGGTGAGCGCGGACATGCCGGTCGCTGGGCGGGTTGTGCAAGCGAGCCGCAGCGAGCCCTACCTGGCGATCGCGATCGAACTGGAGATGGCGAGCCTACGCGAACTTACCGCCCACCTTGGCAGCCCGGGCTCGCAGGGTCCCTCCGGGATGCCGGCGCTATTTGCCGTGGATACCGAGGCCGCGCTGGTGGATTGTGCCTCGCGGTTGATGCACCTGCTGGATCGGCCCGAAGCGGTGCCGCTGCTGCACCCAGGCATCATGCGGGAGTTAAACTACTGGCTCTTATCAGGCCCTCACAGCCATATCCTGCGAACACTCGCAGACCCAGGCAGTCACGCCGGCCGCCTGGCCGCTGCCATTGCAACCCTGCGGGCCGAGTACCGATCCAGCGTGCCGGTGGCGCGACTGGCGTCGCAAGCCAGCATGAGCCTCAGCTCGTTCCACAAGCATTTCAAACGCATGACCACGCTGACACCGGGACAATACCAGCAGCGCCTGCGTTTGATCGAAGCACGCCGGCTGATGCTCAACGAGGGCTCTTCGGCAAGTAACGCCGCCTTCGAGGTGGGTTACGAAAGCGTATCGCAGTTCACTCGCGAATACAGGCGCCTGTTCCAAAGGCCGCCGAAACGCGATGCGCTGCGCCTGCTGAGACCTGCCCTTTCATGA
- a CDS encoding LysR family transcriptional regulator — MDRLQAMQIFARVVEMHGFSKAAENLALPPSTVTRAIKELENHLGVKLLQRTTRHLNLTPDGSLYYEHCRRLLAELETVEAGFRGNDERLSGKLRVGMTASMAKLLVLPAIKSFQARHPNVELTLVLSDRAVELVPEGIDCVIRAGVPHDSPTLVARRVASFEWVICASPEYLAEHGEPHSLEDLQRHQAVGFLSGDQGRSMEWRFVVDDEEQGVRMTENLIVNDTETYIACGLEGLGLIRAANYMVLRHLRSGQLRRVLGHTQAPTVPISIMYPHNRHLSPIVRAFVDWAGEPMQGTERQWQVGNIQ, encoded by the coding sequence ATGGATCGACTACAAGCCATGCAGATATTTGCCCGAGTCGTCGAGATGCACGGCTTCAGCAAAGCCGCAGAGAACCTGGCCCTCCCCCCCTCGACGGTCACTCGCGCCATCAAGGAGCTGGAAAATCACCTGGGCGTGAAACTGCTCCAGCGAACCACGCGGCATTTGAACCTCACCCCTGACGGCAGCCTCTACTACGAACACTGCCGCCGCCTGCTGGCCGAGCTGGAAACCGTCGAGGCAGGCTTTCGCGGCAACGATGAACGGCTCAGCGGCAAACTACGCGTCGGCATGACGGCCTCGATGGCCAAGCTGCTGGTCCTGCCCGCCATCAAGTCATTTCAGGCCAGACACCCCAATGTGGAATTGACCCTGGTCCTGAGCGACCGGGCCGTGGAACTGGTGCCGGAGGGCATCGATTGCGTGATTCGCGCCGGTGTACCCCATGATTCTCCCACCCTGGTGGCGCGTCGCGTTGCCAGTTTCGAATGGGTGATATGTGCCTCGCCCGAGTACCTCGCAGAACACGGCGAGCCTCACTCACTGGAGGACTTGCAGCGCCATCAGGCTGTCGGCTTTCTCTCCGGGGATCAGGGCCGCTCCATGGAATGGCGCTTCGTGGTCGACGATGAAGAGCAAGGCGTACGGATGACCGAGAACCTGATCGTCAACGACACAGAGACCTACATCGCCTGTGGCCTGGAAGGCTTAGGCCTGATACGCGCGGCAAATTACATGGTGCTGCGGCACCTACGCAGCGGCCAGTTGCGGCGTGTGCTGGGCCATACCCAGGCACCAACCGTGCCGATATCGATCATGTATCCACACAACCGCCACTTGTCACCTATCGTGCGGGCATTCGTTGATTGGGCCGGCGAACCCATGCAAGGCACCGAGCGTCAGTGGCAAGTGGGAAACATCCAGTGA
- a CDS encoding tripartite tricarboxylate transporter permease, producing the protein MDTIANLLYGFGIALQPANLLYVFIGVFAGTIIGMLPGLGPIAALALMIPITFGMDPASALILMAGVYYGAIFGGSTSAILLNAPGVAGTVATSFDGYPMARQGLAGKALALAACSSFLGGTIGIIALMLVAPMLANVAVSFGPAEYFALMVLGLTAVVSLSGDSLIKGLIAAVVGVMISIVGVDLQTGTVRYAFGSAHLQDGIEFLVVALGVFALAEVFVMLHRGRSGSDQRRQIGSLRLGMKDAREIGGPITRSSVLGFFVGILPGAGATIGSFLGYSTEKRLAKDGDTFGKGNSKGVAAPEAANNAAATGSFVPLLTLGVPGSGTTAVLLGALLVLGVTPGPAMLTDRPDVFWGVVASMYVGNIFLLILNLPLIPLMAKILDLPRPMLLALILIFCLVGVYGLNFAVFDLFLLIAFGLLGFVMRLYGFPAPPLILALILGALMEQNMRRTLQVSGGDWSIFLSKPISLALLTVALLSLLAPVLRWGWKRRQGRVAGS; encoded by the coding sequence ATGGATACCATCGCCAATCTTCTCTACGGCTTCGGCATCGCGCTGCAGCCGGCGAACCTGCTCTACGTGTTCATCGGCGTCTTTGCGGGGACGATCATCGGCATGCTGCCTGGCCTGGGGCCTATTGCCGCGCTGGCACTGATGATCCCGATCACCTTCGGCATGGACCCGGCGTCGGCGCTCATCCTGATGGCGGGCGTTTACTACGGGGCCATTTTCGGTGGCTCCACATCCGCCATCCTGCTGAATGCCCCCGGGGTGGCGGGAACCGTCGCCACCTCGTTCGACGGCTACCCCATGGCACGCCAGGGTCTCGCCGGCAAGGCCCTGGCACTGGCCGCCTGTTCGTCGTTCCTGGGTGGCACCATCGGGATCATTGCGCTGATGCTCGTGGCACCGATGCTGGCGAATGTTGCGGTCAGTTTTGGCCCGGCCGAGTACTTCGCCCTCATGGTCCTCGGGCTCACCGCTGTGGTCAGCCTCTCGGGCGACTCCCTGATCAAGGGGCTGATCGCCGCCGTGGTTGGCGTGATGATCTCCATCGTCGGCGTGGACCTCCAGACCGGCACCGTTCGCTATGCATTCGGCAGTGCCCATCTCCAGGATGGCATCGAGTTTCTGGTCGTCGCCCTGGGCGTGTTTGCGCTCGCCGAGGTGTTCGTCATGCTCCATCGCGGCCGCAGCGGAAGCGACCAGCGGCGACAGATCGGTTCATTACGGTTGGGCATGAAGGATGCGCGGGAGATCGGTGGACCGATCACCCGCAGCTCCGTGCTTGGGTTCTTTGTCGGGATTCTTCCCGGCGCCGGGGCGACCATCGGTTCGTTCCTCGGCTACAGCACGGAGAAACGCCTGGCCAAGGACGGTGACACCTTCGGCAAGGGCAACAGCAAGGGCGTGGCGGCCCCTGAGGCGGCCAATAACGCCGCCGCCACGGGGTCGTTCGTTCCTCTGCTGACGCTTGGTGTCCCCGGCTCCGGGACGACAGCCGTGCTGCTCGGTGCTCTGCTGGTGCTCGGGGTCACTCCCGGGCCGGCAATGCTGACCGACCGCCCGGACGTGTTCTGGGGGGTTGTCGCCAGCATGTACGTTGGCAACATCTTCCTGCTGATCCTGAATCTGCCGCTGATTCCGCTCATGGCGAAGATTCTCGATCTGCCCAGGCCCATGCTGCTGGCCCTGATCCTGATCTTCTGCCTGGTCGGGGTCTATGGCCTGAACTTCGCCGTGTTCGACCTGTTTCTGCTCATTGCCTTCGGCCTTCTGGGGTTCGTGATGCGGCTGTACGGGTTCCCCGCGCCGCCACTCATCCTGGCGTTGATACTCGGAGCGCTCATGGAGCAGAACATGCGGCGCACCCTGCAGGTGTCCGGCGGGGACTGGAGCATATTCCTGTCCAAACCCATCTCTCTTGCCCTGCTTACCGTGGCGCTGCTCTCCCTGCTTGCGCCGGTGCTGCGCTGGGGCTGGAAACGCCGTCAGGGCAGGGTGGCAGGAAGCTGA